A genomic window from Candidatus Pelagisphaera phototrophica includes:
- a CDS encoding sigma-70 family RNA polymerase sigma factor, with protein sequence MDAQKQNAAIVSLLTQNQSALRLYVESLMPGDPHCDDVAQETNTIIWEKRSDFEIGTNFKAWAFSIARFQVRKYRFKQAKNARLVFCGELEEIIAEEMTDHLDDLSEHHIALQACLQKLKPADRDLIHHRYFKKTPLKQYAARMGRSIGGLKVTLHRIRNRLLLCVEKRIALAKEAQA encoded by the coding sequence ATGGACGCTCAAAAACAGAATGCCGCAATCGTTTCCCTGCTAACTCAAAACCAGTCAGCACTGCGATTGTATGTGGAATCTTTGATGCCGGGGGATCCGCATTGCGATGATGTCGCTCAGGAAACGAACACGATTATCTGGGAGAAACGGAGCGATTTTGAGATCGGAACCAACTTCAAGGCGTGGGCTTTCAGCATTGCTCGCTTCCAGGTTCGCAAATACCGGTTCAAGCAAGCCAAGAACGCTCGCCTGGTTTTCTGCGGAGAGCTAGAGGAAATCATAGCGGAGGAAATGACCGACCACCTTGACGATTTGTCCGAGCATCATATTGCCTTGCAGGCTTGTCTCCAAAAGCTCAAGCCAGCTGATCGCGACCTGATCCATCATCGGTACTTCAAGAAGACGCCGCTGAAGCAATACGCGGCTAGAATGGGCCGCAGTATTGGCGGGTTGAAGGTAACGCTACATCGTATTCGCAATCGCTTACTTTTGTGCGTCGAGAAACGCATCGCTTTGGCAAAGGAGGCTCAAGCATGA
- a CDS encoding LamG-like jellyroll fold domain-containing protein — MTLNERDPLIDDLIEGSISEADFFKLEAELRVSSEARQAYYSRLKLTDSLRLESSLLPEEESDKTVSIWSGKFSILAAIAAVLVVVFLGAYGLKNSLEDRTKDKVAAEPIATGYAVLAEHSEAVWVNQPNLDRGDLVPQGPLQMESGLARLELFSGVTIIIEGKAEFEINSPMEMSVLHGKIRALVPTAAHGFRVLTNSGDVVDLGTEFALNVTPEHADMHVLDGEIEWHPNAKQKQHLSDGQSLRWTTTGNPESVAFEPSQFPGLADFERRFVSQRLQRRQAWSDSAAVLGNDPRMIAYYPMNQSNEWGRQLLDSSQSGLNGTVVSARHDADRWGQSGSALNFSPAGSRVRVSIPGEHRSVTFYCWARIDSLDRMYNSLFLTDGHELNEPHWQIMSDGRLFFSVKRRDAVPRSGKDKHIAYSPPMWDPSQSGKWLQIATVYNVDEQTTTHFVNGEAISQDRISDEYIVDTVRIGAASIGNWNEPTRGDPNFALRNLNGAIDEFAIFSGSLSTSEIAELYEKGRP, encoded by the coding sequence ATGACCTTGAACGAACGCGATCCACTAATCGACGATCTCATCGAGGGATCCATCTCAGAAGCGGATTTTTTCAAATTGGAAGCGGAGTTGCGGGTGAGCTCGGAAGCTCGCCAAGCTTACTACTCCAGACTGAAATTGACCGACTCGCTCAGATTGGAATCTAGTCTTTTACCTGAGGAAGAAAGTGATAAAACCGTATCCATTTGGTCGGGAAAGTTCAGCATTTTGGCGGCTATCGCTGCAGTTCTCGTAGTTGTATTTCTAGGTGCCTATGGATTAAAAAATAGCCTCGAAGACAGAACAAAAGACAAAGTTGCAGCAGAGCCCATCGCAACGGGCTACGCTGTTTTAGCGGAACACTCGGAAGCCGTTTGGGTAAACCAGCCGAACCTAGATAGAGGAGACTTGGTCCCGCAAGGCCCCTTGCAAATGGAATCCGGTCTTGCCCGACTCGAACTTTTCAGTGGCGTCACGATTATTATAGAGGGAAAAGCGGAGTTTGAAATAAACTCCCCCATGGAGATGTCTGTATTGCACGGAAAAATACGGGCGCTGGTTCCTACCGCTGCTCATGGATTCCGAGTGTTGACCAACTCTGGCGATGTTGTTGATCTGGGAACGGAATTTGCTTTGAACGTCACCCCTGAGCATGCGGATATGCATGTCCTCGATGGGGAAATCGAGTGGCATCCCAATGCCAAGCAGAAGCAGCACCTGTCCGATGGACAGTCTCTCCGTTGGACTACAACCGGGAATCCAGAGTCAGTGGCATTCGAACCTAGCCAGTTTCCTGGGCTAGCCGACTTCGAGCGGAGATTTGTCAGTCAAAGACTGCAGCGCCGCCAGGCATGGTCAGACAGCGCGGCGGTGTTGGGCAATGACCCACGAATGATCGCCTACTACCCCATGAACCAGTCGAATGAGTGGGGACGTCAGTTGTTGGACTCGTCCCAATCTGGTTTGAATGGCACGGTGGTGAGCGCTCGCCACGATGCGGATCGTTGGGGCCAGTCGGGGAGTGCTTTAAACTTCAGTCCCGCAGGGAGTCGTGTTCGTGTGTCGATTCCTGGAGAGCATCGATCGGTAACCTTTTATTGCTGGGCTCGTATCGACAGTTTGGATCGAATGTACAATTCCCTTTTTCTGACGGATGGCCATGAGCTGAACGAACCGCATTGGCAGATCATGAGCGATGGAAGGCTCTTCTTTTCCGTAAAACGGAGAGATGCTGTACCAAGATCTGGAAAAGACAAGCACATCGCTTATTCCCCTCCGATGTGGGATCCTTCTCAAAGTGGAAAGTGGTTACAAATTGCGACTGTTTACAACGTAGATGAGCAGACCACGACTCACTTCGTCAATGGAGAAGCGATCAGTCAGGATCGAATTTCAGACGAGTACATCGTGGATACGGTTCGAATTGGAGCGGCATCTATTGGAAATTGGAACGAGCCCACGAGGGGTGATCCTAATTTCGCTCTCCGTAATTTGAACGGAGCGATCGATGAATTTGCTATTTTTAGCGGCTCATTGTCCACCAGCGAAATCGCAGAACTTTACGAAAAAGGAAGACCTTAA
- a CDS encoding PKD domain-containing protein, whose translation MIQLKPFPEVLVLTFVTMGVFARGALADFQNPHPNVDFKIFQFPRDAMPRLDGDTSDWEIVPDDYTYGTEFLNDTEDGHGVEIDRKDLDVKVTVGWVKGMNRLYFLYEAHDDFWDFERTNPRGYLNDIFEIAVDGDRSGGPFILNPKILPPDNKDQMSPEFLENHIRFAGVHAQNYHIYTPPVNNAWVLVWGAQPWIGEFPYSNHAFSHDLKHGESGKLILECWITPFDYAPFDRPEDAVETELEEGVEIGLSWSILDFDGDKRDGHYNLAHNVQMVKDATYLIPFRLAPIEATLQPDLKAEWTFKILDVDAGMVSFHDESIGKITSWKWDFGDGTTSNERNPIHEFGPGVRKMITLKVTGPKGSSKRTRYWDVITK comes from the coding sequence ATGATACAATTGAAGCCTTTTCCTGAAGTCTTGGTACTGACCTTTGTTACAATGGGGGTATTCGCTCGAGGAGCGCTAGCCGATTTCCAAAATCCGCACCCAAACGTCGATTTTAAGATTTTCCAGTTTCCGCGAGATGCGATGCCGCGCCTCGATGGTGACACGAGCGATTGGGAAATCGTGCCGGATGACTACACCTACGGTACAGAATTTCTTAACGATACAGAAGATGGGCATGGCGTTGAAATAGACCGCAAAGACTTAGATGTAAAAGTAACCGTTGGTTGGGTCAAAGGAATGAATCGCCTCTACTTTTTATACGAAGCTCACGACGATTTTTGGGATTTCGAGCGGACTAATCCGAGAGGGTACCTGAATGACATTTTTGAGATCGCGGTCGACGGGGATCGTTCTGGAGGTCCCTTCATTCTCAATCCGAAAATCTTGCCGCCGGACAACAAAGATCAAATGAGCCCGGAATTCCTGGAGAATCACATACGCTTCGCTGGGGTGCACGCCCAGAACTATCATATTTACACCCCCCCGGTGAACAACGCCTGGGTCCTGGTCTGGGGCGCTCAACCTTGGATAGGTGAGTTTCCGTATTCGAATCATGCTTTTTCCCATGACCTTAAGCATGGAGAGAGCGGGAAGCTGATCTTAGAATGCTGGATCACACCCTTCGACTACGCGCCCTTTGACCGGCCGGAGGACGCAGTGGAAACCGAATTGGAAGAGGGCGTGGAAATCGGACTCTCTTGGTCGATTCTCGATTTCGACGGAGACAAGCGTGATGGGCACTACAATCTGGCCCACAACGTGCAAATGGTTAAGGATGCGACTTACCTAATCCCGTTTCGGCTCGCTCCCATTGAAGCGACTTTGCAGCCAGACTTGAAAGCGGAATGGACATTCAAGATTCTCGATGTTGATGCGGGAATGGTTTCGTTCCACGACGAATCGATCGGAAAGATCACCTCCTGGAAGTGGGACTTTGGTGATGGCACTACTTCAAATGAACGAAACCCAATTCATGAGTTTGGACCTGGGGTGCGTAAAATGATCACGCTAAAAGTGACCGGTCCCAAAGGTAGCTCCAAGCGCACCCGATACTGGGATGTGATAACGAAGTAG